A window from Podospora bellae-mahoneyi strain CBS 112042 chromosome 1 map unlocalized CBS112042p_1, whole genome shotgun sequence encodes these proteins:
- a CDS encoding uncharacterized protein (COG:G; EggNog:ENOG503NU7U), with product MISMSDDREKDSISEAQRSHDEGMEFPEDPDAHLTAAEKAEVDRKLLWKLDKKLMPWLCFLYLLAFLDRTNIGNAKIAGLSEDLGLTVSSYNATLTIFFVSYAVFEPITNIMLKRYRPSVFIPIIMVLWGASMLGMGFVKNWSGLMCARWFLGLTEAGLFPGVNYYLSCWYKRSEFGLRAAVFFSAAALSGSFGGLLAAAIENMHGIAGLPGWAWIFILEGLLTIIVGIMSFWLVYDFPTEAKFLSEVDRARVVRRLKFDKQSSAENENYTNSALWESLKDWKMWLGMVIYMGCDMPLYAFSLFLPTIISDMGWNTSVIRAQLMSVPPYAAAAILTVVIGFIADRTRQRGLCNILVSVLGVAGFAMLLASEDAAVKYVGTFLGALGIYPCISNTISWMANNTEGVYKRGVVMGFVIGWGNLNGVVSSNIFFNGPRFVEGHAVIIAYMAVFLFGGSVLMTVLLRRENAKRLRGERDYLVEGMSEKEMERLGDRRPDFIYTV from the exons ATGATTAGCATGAGTGACGACAGAGAGAAAGACTCCATCAGCGAGGCTCAGCGAAGCCACGACGAAGGAATGGAGTTTCCAGAAGATCCAGACGCCCATCTCACGGCGGCCGAGAAGGCCGAAGTG GACCGCAAGTTACTCTGGAAGCTAGATAAGAAGCTGATGCCATGG CTTTGTTTCCTTTACCTCCTCGCCTTTCTCGACAGAACAAACATTGGCAATGCCAAAATCGCCGGTCTCTCTGAAGACCTCGGCCTCACCGTCTCGTCTTACAAtgccaccctcaccatcttTTTTGTGTCGTACGCCGTCTTTGAACCCATCACCAATATCATGCTAAAACGATACCGGCCCTCGGtcttcatccccatcatcat GGTGCTCTGGGGAGCAAGCATGCTAGGAATGGGCTTCGTCAAAAACTGGTCCGGCCTCATGTGCGCCCGCTGGTTCCTCGGCCTCACCGAAGCGGGCCTCTTCCCCGGCGTAAATTACTACCTCTCGTGCTGGTACAAGCGTTCTGAATTTGGCCTACGCGCtgccgtcttcttctcggcagcTGCCTTGTCCGGCTCGTTCGGTGGTTTACTCGCTGCTGCCATCGAAAATATGCACGGCATCGCTGGCCTCCCAGGCTGGGCCTGGATTTTCATTCTGGAGGGCCTCCTTACCATCATCGTCGGTATCATGTCCTTCTGGCTAGTCTACGACTTTCCCACCGAAGCCAAGTTCTTGTCTGAAGTTGACAGAGCGAGAGTGGTCAGGAGGTTAAAGTTTGACAAGCAGAGCTCGGCGGAGAATGAAAATTACACCAACAGTGCGCTGTGGGAGAGTCTGAAGGATTGGAAGATGTGGCTCGGGATGGTGATTTACATGGGGTGTGACATGCCGCTTTACGCGTTTTCCCTGTTCCTGCCGACGATTATCAGCGATATGGGCTGGAACACGTCTGTCATTCGAGCGCAGCTTATGAGCGTGCCCCCGTATGCAGCAGCTGCTATCCTGACGGTTGTTATCGGTTTCATCGCCGACAGGACAAGACAGAGAGGCCTCTGCAACATTCTGGTCTCAGTCTTGGGGGTGGCGGGGTTCGCAATGTTACTAGCGAGCGAGGATGCAGCGGTCAAGTATGTCGGCACGTTTCTCGGAGCGTTGGGGATCTACCCTTGCATATCGAATACTATCTCGTGGATGGCAAACAACACCGAGGGGGTTTAcaagaggggggtggtgatggggtttgtGATTGGGTGGGGAAATCTGAACGGGGTGGTGAGCAGTAATATCTTCTTCAACGGGCCGAGATTTGTGGAGGGACACGCGGTGATTATTGCGTACATGGCGGTCTTCCTCTTTGGGGGGTCGGTGTTGATGacggtgctgttgaggagggagaatgCGAAacggttgaggggggagagggattacctgg